ATATAGAGTAAATAATATAATCATAGATTTAGCTTTATGTATTGAAGATAAGCCTATTGGGCTGGTGGAAATAAAACAATATAAATCAGATCTTGATATAAGCCAAATAGAAAATCAACTAAAGCATTTAATTAATACGACTGGCTTTGAACTTGCATTCACATATTTTAATAATCAATTATTTGAATATAATGGAATTGAATTTATTCCAATTGAAGATTTTCCTTCAATAAATAAGGAATTAAAAAACAGATTTGAAGTTCAAGAATCTGTATCTATTTATCAAAGTCAGCCTTCGAGTTATGCTACAAAATTTATGTTAGAGATTATTGGTTTACAAATTCAAAAAATGAGTTCAGACATTAAGGCAATTAAAGAGACAACTAACAGGACGGAAGAAAAAATAGATTTAATTATTGATTTGGTTTCAGATTTAAATGAAGAGTTTAGAAATATAAAAAGCGAACCATTTGAAATAGAAGAAAAACTTATTTTATTTAATAAAGAACTTGATGAAAAAATAAGAGAATTGCAAAATCAAAAACAGGATCAATTAGATAAGTATATAGAGATAGTAAAATCTTGGTTAAGCTATGATTGGGAAAGATTAGACGAATTAAGTAAACAATATTTACCTTCAGCGGAATTTATTTTTTCACAATTATCAAATCTTACTAATACCGATTTTTCTCCTTTTATCATACAATATTGCAGGGCTTTAGAGACTGAATTATTAAATAAGGTCTTTAAGGCATATATAGATGAACTCAAGGCAAAAAACACTAACATAGAAGATAAATTTGCATGGGATTTCGAAAAGAAAGAAAATGGTAAACACAATAATGAAAATACATTTAAATTAGCCAAACATATACAAAAATGCTTAGATATAGACAGATCTGAATGGTTCTTTGAATTGGGAACCATGGAAGTCAATTTACGCTATTTAACAGGAAAAACTTCCAGAAAAAGCCCAATACTTGCTGATTTAAAGAAGTTCTTGCTTACTTACTTTGAAGAAAACATTCTTGAATTAGAATTTTTAAATGAATTAAATCGCATTACTAAAGAATATAGAAACCGAGCAGCTCATTCCAATATAATAACTTTACATGAAGCAAAAAAAGGAAGAACAGAAATCAAAGAATTATTAAAGCAATTCTTTGAGTTTTATAAATAGATTATGACAATACCAACTGAACATAAAAGCGTACAATCCCGCATACTAAAATATGCAAAGGAAATCGGCTGGGCAGTGGTTTCACAAAGCGAAGCCGAGCTGTGCAGAGGCTTTGATCCATCCGGCGCTTCACCCAGAGAAAGAGCCAAGCATGCTTCCCGGTTTTTCACTGATACCTTATTTGAAAAAGTAAAACAATTCAATCCAAAATTCAAAGACAGCAAAGAAGAACTCCTTCGCAAACTCGATCTGCCGTTACCCACCATTGCAGGCAACCGGGATTTTTTACAACACCTTCAAGGTGAAAAAACTTTTTTCAGCAAAGAAGAAAACCGTGAGTTTAACCTTATTCTGATAAACTATGACAAGCCAGACAAAAACATCTATGAAGTAACTGAAGAATATTATCTCTTCAACGGACAATATGCCAACCGGGAAGATGTGGTTTTTCTCATTAATGGCATTCCGGTTCTGGTTATTGAATGTAAGAACGCCACCAAAGACGAAGCGATTGCCATCGGCATAGACCAGATCAGACGGTATCACCGCGAGACCCCTGAGTTTTTCGTTCCCCAGCAGATCTACACAGCAACAGAGAGTATTGGTTTTTCATATGGCGTGACCTGGAATACCATCAAAAGAAATATTTTCAACTGGAAAGAAGAGGAAATCGGCAATCTGGAAGCAAAAATAAAATCGTTTTGCGATAAGCAGAACATACTTGATTACCTAAAAAAGTTCATAATTTTTGCCGAGCAGAACGAAGAGTTAAACAAATACATCTTACGCCAGCACCAGAAAACAGCCGTTGAAAAAGTGGTGGAACGGGCAATTGACCCGGACAAGACAAGGGGTTTAGTGTGGCATACTCAGGGAAGCGGCAAAACCTACACCATGATAAAAACAGCCGAGTTGTTGTTTAAAGCTCCAGAAGCAGAAAAGCCTACTATTCTTTTATTGATTGACCGCAATGAGCTGGAAGACCAGATGCTCAAAAACCTCGATTCGGTCGGTGCAAAAAATGTGGTACAGGCAGAGCGTATCAAAGACTTGCAAAAAATACTGAAAAACGATTACAGAGGAATAATCGTCAGCACGTTACATAAATTCAGGGATATGCCTGCTGAAGTTAATACTCGTAAAAATATTTATGTCTTGATTGATGAAGCCCACCGTACCACAGGAAGCGATTTGGGTAATTATCTGATGGCTGCTGTCCCCAATGCCACCTTCATAGGTTTTACAGGTACACCCATTGACAAAACAGTTTACGGTAGAGGAACATTCAAAACCTTTGGTATAGAAGATAAATCAGGTTATCTGCATAAATATTCCATTGCAGAAAGTATTGAAGACGGTACAACCTTACCCCTCTTTTACGGTGTGGCTCCAAACGAGCTATTAGTACCAAAAGAAATTTTAGAAAAAGAATTTCTCAACCTGGCGGAAGCTTATGGAGTAAATGACATTGAGGAATTGAATAAAATTCTGGAACGTGCTGTAAATACCCGTAACTTTTTGAAAGGACAGGAACGAGTAGAAAAGGTAGCTGAATATGTAGCAAAGCATTACACAGAAAATGTGGAGCCAATGGGCTATAAGGCATTCTTAGTTGGGGTTGACCGTCCGGCATGTGCCATGTATAAAAAAGCGTTAGATAAATTCCTGCCACCTGAATATTCAGAAGTAGTCTATACAGGAAATAACAATGATACACCAGATTTAAAGAAATATCACATTGACAAGAAAAAGGAAAAGGAAATCCGAAAGAAGTTCACCAAAATAGAAGAACAACCGAAAATCCTGATCGTTACTGAAAAACTGTTAACTGGATTTGATGCGCCAATTTTATACGCCATGTATCTGGATAAACCCATGCGTGACCATACTCTTCTTCAAGCCATTGCAAGGGTAAACAGACCATATGAGAACGAAGAAAAGGACATGATAAAGCCCCATGGCTTTGTCTTGGACTTTGTAGGCATATTTGAAAATCTTGAAAAAGCCCTTGCATTTGACAGCGACGAAATAAATGCGATAGTAAAGGATATTCAATTGCTGAAACATTTATTCAAGGCAAACATGGAAGAAAAGGTTCCTCCATACTTGCAACTATTAAAATATGGGTTTAACGACAAAGACACTGATAATCTCATTGCATACTTCAGGGATAAATCCAAACGAAAAGAATTTTTCAAATTATACAAAGAGGTGGAAATGCTATACGAGATCATTTCACCTGACAAATTCCTGAGACCTTACATTGATGATTATGCTACACTTTCTGCCATTTATAAAATTGTAAGAAATGCTTACACAAAAAGAATACAGGTTGACAGGGAATTTCAAAGAAAAACCAATGAGCTGATCCAAGAAAAAATTGGCATGGAAAATTTGCAGCAAACCTATGAATTCTTTGAGATCAATGAAGATACAATTCAAAAAATAAAAGAAAACCAAAGCAATTACAATACACGGGTAATCAACCTGGTTAAGAGTATTGAAAAAATTGCAGAGGATAATTCCGATGATCCATTTTTAATTGGTTTGCTGGAAAGAGCCGCACAGGTAGAAGAACACTATGAAGACAGACAAATCAGCACACAGGAAGCATTAGAAGAAATTAAAAAGATTTGTGAAGATGACATACAAAGGAAAAAGGAACAGGCAGAAAAAGGATTTGATGGCTTAACATTCTTCATTTACCGTACACTTCTTGACAAAGATATCAAAAATGCAGATGAAATAACCAGGCAGATTAAAGCAGAGTTTATGAATAATCCGAATTGGAAAACAAGCGAAAAGGAATTGAGAGATTTAAGAAAAGGAGCAACTTTTGCAGTACTTAACGAAGAAGAGGATATTGACAAAGCTGCCGTCATTGTAGAAGAATTATTTTATCACCTATTCAAAGCCTACGATCTATGATTATGAAATGGAACGATAAATCAGAATTCAAGGCAAGAGTAAGAGAGTTTGCCGGGAAAATGGACATTGAAATAAAGGCACTTGCCATTCGACCTATGAAAAACAAATGGGCTTCATGTTCGACAGATTGTAATTTAAATTTCAATAAAGAACTGCTTGAGCTGGACAAAGAGATTGGCGAATATGTAATTGTGCATGAACTGTTACATTTTAATATTCCCAACCATGGCAAACTTTGGAAAAGCCTAATGAGTGCTTACCTGGGCGACTATAAGAACATGGAAGAGAAATTGAATAAAATAACAAATGGGGATAAATAGATAAAATTAATTCAGTCTTCGCTTCCTGGCTCCAGCTAATGATTGTAATGTCAAATTAAACCTGGCTTGGGCTGACCTATAAATAAAGTTAAGTAATCCTGTTCCGTTAAGATATTAAAATTCATCACATATCCGGAGAACCAAGATGTACAGCCAGAAATGTATCCAGTGCAATGCAGAATATACCCCGCAGGAGATCGTTTATACCTGCCCGAAATGCGACGGCCTGCTTGAGATAATCTATGACTGGTCAGACCTATCCATCGGCAGGAAGGACTTTGAGGGAATTCCGCTGTCTGTATGGAAATATAAAGCTCTCCTGCCTGTTGAGCGGGAACCTGTCTCAACCAACGAGGGCGGTACACCCCTGTATAAATGCAGCCCCCTGTCCGAAAAGATCGGCATCGATACCATGTATGTGAAACATGAAGGTCTTAATCCCACTGGCAGTTTCAAGGATCGGGGCATGACTGTCGGTGTATCCAAGGCACTTGAGTTGGGTATGAAGACAGTGGCATGTGCGTCCACTGGCAATACTTCGGCTTCCCTGGCTATCTACGGGGCCAAGGCAGGTATTCCTGTTGTGGTACTGCTTCCGGCAGGAAAGGTGGCAATGGGCAAGGTGGCCCAGGCAATGATGCACGGTGCCAAGGTACTGAGCATAAAGGGCAATTTTGATGATGCCCTGAAACTTGTCAGGGACCTGTGTGATAATGAGGGATTCTATTTATTGAATTCAGTTAACCCGTACAGGCTTGAGGGACAGAAGACCATTGCTTTTGAGATCGCTGACCAGCTTGGATGGGAAGTGCCTGATAAACTGGTACTGCCAGTGGGTAATGCCGGTAATATCACTGCCATTTACAAGGGGTTCAGGGAGTTCTACGAACTGGGACTGACTGAGCGTATCCCGACGATGATTGGGATACAGGCCGAAGGGTCCTGTCCTGTAGTAAATGCATTCAAGCAGAACCAGAAGGACATTGTTCCTGTAACCAACCCCGAGACCATAGCAACTGCCATCAGGATAGGCGACCCTGTGAATGCGGTGAAGGCACTACGGGCAATATACCAGTCGGGAGGGCTGGCTGAATCTGTATCGGATGACGAGATAGTGGCAGCACAAAAGGACCTGGCCCGGCTTGAGGGTATCGGTGTGGAGCCTGCCAGTGCATCTTCAGTGGCTGGTCTTAAGAAACTGGTGGATATGGGTGCGATTAAGTCTGATGAGACTGTGGTCTGTATTACCACAGGGCACCTGCTCAAGGACCCTGAGGAAGTTATGGATATGTGCGAGAGCCCGATAGTAGTTGATGCCACTGCCGAGTCTGTGCGAAAGGCAGTATTTTCATAGATGAAAAGGCTCAATATATCCTCATGGAAAATATCCCATCCGGCACTGATACAATAAATACCAGCTAATTGAATCGAAAAAAAAAAGGAACGGTGAGACCAGGGGTCTCACTTGACTATATCGTGCAGATTAAATTTATGGGGTCCCAGGTTGCCGCCAAAATTACCGGCAGTTATTTTCTTCATGCCTGGTATCTGTACCGCAGCTTTAATGCCTGCCAGCATTGCCTCTGAGATTACTTTTGCATCCAGTCCGTTGATGACGATCTCATAGATGCCGTTCACATCAGCAGGTACATTGCTGCCTTCTACTTTATCCTTGACACTGGGCGAGAACTTCTCATTTGAAGTGGCCTTCATAAATGAGTAATTATTTGCACCGACCTTTGAACCGCTGGCAACAATGCCGCCCGGGAAGGGTGTAATTACGCCTTCAACTTTAGCGATGGCATCCACTGCAACTTCGGCTGCGGCCAGTGCAGCCATCTGGTTATCTGCCAGCATAAAGAAATTACCACCGGCAATGCCCTCCACGGCACCGATACTGTGCTCTGTGATAAAATCACCTTCCATCATCGGAACAGCGTATGATTTCCTGCCACCCACATCGAGTTCGGACTCTATCCCATCGCCGAAGAATTTGAGCTTAAAGCCTGTATCAAATTGCTTCTCGGCATCTGGCAGCCCATTGAACATATGTGCAGTAGGTGCTGTAAGTACGCACTGTCCAAGCCTGTTCAGTAGTTGTTCATCCATGGCCTTGTACCCGAAAGTACATATCTGTATGTACACACCAGGTCTGCCGTCTGGGGTTTCATCTCCACCCACAACTTTTTCGATCCCTGCTTCTGCCGGGCATGCGATCACTGATGTACCAAAACCTGTGGCTTCTCTGGCTGCCACAAGGGCCCATCGTTCTGTAGCTCCGGTGATCAGTACTCTTGCAATCTTTATCGGAAAAGCTTCTGCGAAAGTATCTTCGATTTCTATACCATTTAATTCCATATATATCCCTACAAGTAACTGATTTTACTGATGTCTACATATACTCTTCGAAATTGTTCGGTTATGTATTTTATTCATGTGGTTGAACAAAAAGCGTTCAAAATCAGGTAAATTTTACAAACAGATACTCACTAACATAAATATTATAGCAAGAACATAATATTCATTAAATATCATGTGACCACTTTGCGTTCTGTGCATACTTTGCGTTAATAAATAAATGTAGTGGGAGATATTGTTTTTAAACATCTTGCTATTGCAAATAGTGCAAAGAGTAAGTTTTATTTGTTTGGTTTTTAACTATGGTGTTGTTATGATGGAAAAATAATTAATTATTTTGCCGTTATAACATCAAATATATATAACAATATATGGCCATTACCATGACTGACAAAGAGCCTACTGTTGAAATAATCCGAAGCGTACGACGTAAAAAAACGATCCAGGCAAGACAGGATGGAAATAAATTAAAGATCTATCTGCCTGCCGGATTAAGCAAACAGGAAGAGGTGCAGTGGATAGAAAAAATAAAAGCAAAGGTAGAGAAAAAAAGCTTAAAAAAAGAACTCAATGATGACCAATATCTCCAAAAGCGGTTCAGTGAGTTCAATAACAAGTATTTCGGCGGCCAGCTTAGTGTAAATTCCATCAGGTACGTAACAAACCAGAATGCCAGAAGTGGAAGCTGTACACCTGCAAGTGGCACCATCCGTATCTCTCATAAGCTGGCAGATATGCCGATCTGGGTACTGGATTATGTGATCATGCACGAGATAACACACCTGGTATATCCTGACCATTCAAAACGGTTCTGGAACAAGGTAAATGAATACAGGTATGCAGAACGTGCCAGGGGTTTTCTGATCTGCCGGGGTATGGAAGATAACAACGGGTCTGATAAGTGAGGCTGACCATCTTTGATGGTTTGTCATCAAAACATTGAATAGTCAACCAGACAAATCAGGTGATATCTATGAACAAACACCCAGATCAGGTGATGACTATGAACGAACACCCAACCCTTCTACTGACCGGCACTTTATCCGCCACCCTGAAGAACAGGACTATAGTACTGGCAGTCACGGGCAGCATTGCTGCGGTACGCACCATCGAACTGGCAAGGGAACTTGTGCGCCACGGTGCCACTGTCAGGGTGGTGATGAGCCAGGCCGCCCAGGGAATAATCCATCCGGATGCACTGCATTACGCAACCGGGCACCCGGTCATGACAAGGATTACGGGTGCAGTGGAACATGTGGAGTACTGCGGGGAGGAAGGTACTGCCGACCTGCTGCTGGTAGCGCCGTGTACTGCCAATACTATCAGCAAAATGGCACTTGGTATCGACGATACCCCGCCTACTACCTTCGCCACCACAGCCATGGGCAGCGGCATACCTTTGCTTGTTGTACCTGCAATGCACGGTTCAATGTATAACCACCTGGCAATACGGGAAAACATCGAGAGACTAAAAAGCATGGGAGTACTGCTCCAGGATCCGCTCATCGATGAAAAGACCGCCAAAATAGCAGCTAATGAGGATATAGTACTGGAGGTGCAGCGAATACTGGGAGACGGCAGCCTAGATGGCAGGAAGGTGTTGATCACAGGCGGCGGGACAATAGAACGTATCGATGCCATCAGGGTGCTTACCAACCGCTCATCCGGCCGAACTGGTGTGGAACTGGCCAGGGAGGCATACCGCAAGGGTGCGGATGTGACACTGGTGCATCCCGGGCTGCAGGGGCTGTACGGCATAACTGAGGTAGAAGCGGTGTCAGCAAAGGACATGACCCGCAGTGTGCTGGATGAGATCAAAAAAGGCTGCGACCTTTTCATTAGTTCTGCAGCAATTTCAGATTATACTGTTGAACCTGTGGACCATAAGATCAAGTCGGGCCAGGAAGCACTCATCCTAACTCTTCGACCTGCCCAAAAGCTGACGCAAAAGGTCAGGGAAAATTATCCTGAACTGGATATTATCGGTTTCAAGGCCGAAGCCAATGTGGACAAGGACGGGCTTATTGCAAGCGCAAAAGAATTGATGGCAAAGTATGGTCTTTCAATAGTAGTGGCCAATGATGTGGGAAAGGGCGGAATGGGAACCCGGGATAATACTGTCTATATCCTGGATAGCCCTGGTGGTGAGACCGGTCCGGTTACAGGGGATAAACAGGTCATTGCAGGGGCTGTTCTTGACAGGTTCATAGAGGTAAATGGATGACTTTAACGGCATTTGCGCCGGCTCATATCACTGGTTTTTTTGCAGTAAGGCCCGATCCTGACCCTGTTAAGGCCGGATCGGTTGGCTGTGGGCTGTGTCTTGAAACAGGAGTGACCGCAAGAGTAACAATCGGTACAACAGGTACGACCGATACAACCGATACAACCGATATAACAGGTACACTAGATACAGCCGATATAACAGGTTCAGGGGCGCTTATAAGATTAAATGGTGAGCAGATAGACCT
The ANME-2 cluster archaeon DNA segment above includes these coding regions:
- a CDS encoding HsdR family type I site-specific deoxyribonuclease, encoding MTIPTEHKSVQSRILKYAKEIGWAVVSQSEAELCRGFDPSGASPRERAKHASRFFTDTLFEKVKQFNPKFKDSKEELLRKLDLPLPTIAGNRDFLQHLQGEKTFFSKEENREFNLILINYDKPDKNIYEVTEEYYLFNGQYANREDVVFLINGIPVLVIECKNATKDEAIAIGIDQIRRYHRETPEFFVPQQIYTATESIGFSYGVTWNTIKRNIFNWKEEEIGNLEAKIKSFCDKQNILDYLKKFIIFAEQNEELNKYILRQHQKTAVEKVVERAIDPDKTRGLVWHTQGSGKTYTMIKTAELLFKAPEAEKPTILLLIDRNELEDQMLKNLDSVGAKNVVQAERIKDLQKILKNDYRGIIVSTLHKFRDMPAEVNTRKNIYVLIDEAHRTTGSDLGNYLMAAVPNATFIGFTGTPIDKTVYGRGTFKTFGIEDKSGYLHKYSIAESIEDGTTLPLFYGVAPNELLVPKEILEKEFLNLAEAYGVNDIEELNKILERAVNTRNFLKGQERVEKVAEYVAKHYTENVEPMGYKAFLVGVDRPACAMYKKALDKFLPPEYSEVVYTGNNNDTPDLKKYHIDKKKEKEIRKKFTKIEEQPKILIVTEKLLTGFDAPILYAMYLDKPMRDHTLLQAIARVNRPYENEEKDMIKPHGFVLDFVGIFENLEKALAFDSDEINAIVKDIQLLKHLFKANMEEKVPPYLQLLKYGFNDKDTDNLIAYFRDKSKRKEFFKLYKEVEMLYEIISPDKFLRPYIDDYATLSAIYKIVRNAYTKRIQVDREFQRKTNELIQEKIGMENLQQTYEFFEINEDTIQKIKENQSNYNTRVINLVKSIEKIAEDNSDDPFLIGLLERAAQVEEHYEDRQISTQEALEEIKKICEDDIQRKKEQAEKGFDGLTFFIYRTLLDKDIKNADEITRQIKAEFMNNPNWKTSEKELRDLRKGATFAVLNEEEDIDKAAVIVEELFYHLFKAYDL
- a CDS encoding M48 family metallopeptidase, producing the protein MKWNDKSEFKARVREFAGKMDIEIKALAIRPMKNKWASCSTDCNLNFNKELLELDKEIGEYVIVHELLHFNIPNHGKLWKSLMSAYLGDYKNMEEKLNKITNGDK
- a CDS encoding threonine synthase, with translation MYSQKCIQCNAEYTPQEIVYTCPKCDGLLEIIYDWSDLSIGRKDFEGIPLSVWKYKALLPVEREPVSTNEGGTPLYKCSPLSEKIGIDTMYVKHEGLNPTGSFKDRGMTVGVSKALELGMKTVACASTGNTSASLAIYGAKAGIPVVVLLPAGKVAMGKVAQAMMHGAKVLSIKGNFDDALKLVRDLCDNEGFYLLNSVNPYRLEGQKTIAFEIADQLGWEVPDKLVLPVGNAGNITAIYKGFREFYELGLTERIPTMIGIQAEGSCPVVNAFKQNQKDIVPVTNPETIATAIRIGDPVNAVKALRAIYQSGGLAESVSDDEIVAAQKDLARLEGIGVEPASASSVAGLKKLVDMGAIKSDETVVCITTGHLLKDPEEVMDMCESPIVVDATAESVRKAVFS
- the fhcD gene encoding formylmethanofuran--tetrahydromethanopterin N-formyltransferase; translation: MELNGIEIEDTFAEAFPIKIARVLITGATERWALVAAREATGFGTSVIACPAEAGIEKVVGGDETPDGRPGVYIQICTFGYKAMDEQLLNRLGQCVLTAPTAHMFNGLPDAEKQFDTGFKLKFFGDGIESELDVGGRKSYAVPMMEGDFITEHSIGAVEGIAGGNFFMLADNQMAALAAAEVAVDAIAKVEGVITPFPGGIVASGSKVGANNYSFMKATSNEKFSPSVKDKVEGSNVPADVNGIYEIVINGLDAKVISEAMLAGIKAAVQIPGMKKITAGNFGGNLGPHKFNLHDIVK
- a CDS encoding M48 family metallopeptidase yields the protein MTDKEPTVEIIRSVRRKKTIQARQDGNKLKIYLPAGLSKQEEVQWIEKIKAKVEKKSLKKELNDDQYLQKRFSEFNNKYFGGQLSVNSIRYVTNQNARSGSCTPASGTIRISHKLADMPIWVLDYVIMHEITHLVYPDHSKRFWNKVNEYRYAERARGFLICRGMEDNNGSDK
- the coaBC gene encoding bifunctional phosphopantothenoylcysteine decarboxylase/phosphopantothenate--cysteine ligase CoaBC gives rise to the protein MTMNEHPTLLLTGTLSATLKNRTIVLAVTGSIAAVRTIELARELVRHGATVRVVMSQAAQGIIHPDALHYATGHPVMTRITGAVEHVEYCGEEGTADLLLVAPCTANTISKMALGIDDTPPTTFATTAMGSGIPLLVVPAMHGSMYNHLAIRENIERLKSMGVLLQDPLIDEKTAKIAANEDIVLEVQRILGDGSLDGRKVLITGGGTIERIDAIRVLTNRSSGRTGVELAREAYRKGADVTLVHPGLQGLYGITEVEAVSAKDMTRSVLDEIKKGCDLFISSAAISDYTVEPVDHKIKSGQEALILTLRPAQKLTQKVRENYPELDIIGFKAEANVDKDGLIASAKELMAKYGLSIVVANDVGKGGMGTRDNTVYILDSPGGETGPVTGDKQVIAGAVLDRFIEVNG